In a single window of the Bacillus mycoides genome:
- the frr gene encoding ribosome recycling factor, with protein MGQQVLKSSNEKMEKAVAAYSRELATVRAGRASSSVLDKVQVDYYGAPTPVVQLANITVPEARLLVIQPYDKTSIGDIEKAILKADLGLNPSNDGTVIRIAFPALTEERRRDLVKVVKKYAEEAKVAVRNVRRDSNDDLKKLEKAGDITEDDLRGYTEDIQKETDKYIAKVDEIAKNKEKEIMEV; from the coding sequence ATGGGACAACAAGTATTGAAGTCTTCAAATGAAAAAATGGAAAAAGCAGTTGCTGCTTATTCTCGTGAATTAGCAACAGTTCGCGCTGGTCGTGCAAGCTCGTCTGTATTAGATAAGGTACAAGTTGATTACTATGGTGCACCAACACCAGTTGTGCAATTAGCGAACATTACAGTTCCAGAAGCACGTTTGCTTGTAATTCAACCTTATGATAAAACTTCTATCGGTGATATTGAAAAAGCAATTTTAAAAGCAGATTTAGGCTTAAACCCTTCTAATGATGGAACTGTAATTCGTATTGCATTCCCTGCATTAACAGAAGAGCGTCGTCGCGATCTTGTAAAAGTTGTGAAGAAATATGCTGAGGAAGCAAAAGTTGCTGTTCGTAACGTACGTCGTGACAGTAATGATGACCTTAAGAAGCTTGAAAAAGCTGGCGACATTACAGAAGATGATTTAAGAGGATATACTGAAGATATCCAAAAAGAAACAGATAAATATATTGCAAAAGTTGACGAAATCGCAAAAAACAAAGAAAAAGAAATTATGGAAGTGTAA
- the tsf gene encoding translation elongation factor Ts, which produces MAITAQMVKELREKTGAGMMDCKKALTETNGDMEKAIDFLREKGIAKAAKKADRIAAEGLTFIETKGNEGLILELNSETDFVAKNEGFQALIKELAAHLLANKPANVEEAMAQTIEGGKTVEEHINEAIAKIGEKLTLRRFEIVSKTDADAFGAYLHMGGRIGVLTVLEGSTDEAAAKDVAMHIAAVNPKYIDRDAVTAEEVEHERQVLTQQALNEGKPEKIVAKMVEGRLGKFFEEICLLDQTFVKNPDMKVRQFVESKGGTLKGFVRYAVGEGIEKREDNFAEEVMNQVKGNN; this is translated from the coding sequence ATGGCAATCACTGCACAAATGGTAAAAGAACTTCGTGAAAAAACTGGCGCAGGTATGATGGACTGCAAAAAAGCTTTAACAGAAACTAACGGCGACATGGAGAAAGCAATTGACTTCTTACGTGAAAAAGGTATTGCGAAAGCTGCTAAAAAAGCAGACCGCATCGCTGCTGAAGGTTTAACTTTCATCGAAACAAAAGGTAACGAAGGTTTAATCTTAGAATTAAACTCTGAGACTGATTTCGTTGCGAAAAACGAAGGTTTCCAAGCGTTAATTAAAGAATTAGCTGCTCACTTATTAGCTAACAAACCTGCTAACGTTGAAGAAGCTATGGCTCAAACAATCGAAGGCGGCAAAACAGTAGAAGAGCACATCAACGAAGCAATCGCTAAAATTGGTGAAAAACTTACACTTCGTCGTTTCGAAATCGTATCAAAAACTGATGCTGATGCATTCGGCGCTTACCTACACATGGGTGGACGTATTGGTGTATTAACAGTTCTTGAAGGTTCTACTGATGAAGCAGCTGCTAAAGATGTAGCAATGCACATCGCAGCAGTTAACCCTAAATACATCGACCGCGATGCTGTAACAGCTGAAGAAGTTGAGCATGAGCGTCAAGTATTAACACAACAAGCTTTAAACGAAGGCAAGCCTGAAAAAATCGTTGCGAAAATGGTAGAAGGCCGTCTTGGCAAATTCTTTGAAGAGATTTGCTTACTTGACCAAACATTCGTTAAGAATCCTGACATGAAAGTTCGTCAATTCGTTGAGTCTAAAGGCGGAACATTAAAAGGATTCGTTCGCTACGCTGTTGGTGAAGGTATCGAAAAACGCGAAGACAACTTTGCTGAAGAAGTAATGAACCAAGTAAAAGGTAACAACTAA
- the pyrH gene encoding UMP kinase, with amino-acid sequence MSKPKYNRVVLKLSGEALAGEQGFGINPAVIKSVAEQVKEIAELDVEVAVVVGGGNIWRGKIGSEMGMDRAGADYMGMLATVMNSLALQDSLENIGIQTRVQTSIEMRQVAEPYIRRKAIRHLEKKRVVIFAAGTGNPYFSTDTTAALRAAEIEADVILMAKNNVDGVYSADPSIDPTATKYETLTYLDVLKAGLGVMDSTASSLCMDNDISLIVFSVMEKGNIKRAVLGENIGTVVRGK; translated from the coding sequence ATGAGTAAACCGAAATATAATCGTGTCGTTTTAAAGCTGAGCGGAGAAGCTTTAGCTGGCGAGCAAGGATTTGGAATTAACCCAGCTGTTATTAAGTCAGTTGCGGAACAAGTGAAAGAAATTGCAGAACTTGATGTAGAGGTTGCAGTTGTTGTTGGTGGCGGTAACATTTGGCGTGGGAAAATTGGAAGCGAAATGGGCATGGATCGTGCAGGAGCAGATTACATGGGCATGTTAGCAACAGTTATGAATTCATTAGCTCTTCAAGATAGCTTAGAGAATATCGGAATTCAAACTCGCGTACAAACTTCAATTGAGATGCGTCAAGTGGCAGAGCCTTACATTCGTCGTAAAGCAATTCGTCACTTAGAGAAAAAACGTGTTGTTATCTTTGCTGCAGGTACAGGTAACCCATACTTCTCTACAGATACAACAGCAGCATTACGTGCAGCTGAAATCGAAGCGGACGTTATTTTAATGGCGAAAAATAATGTGGATGGCGTATATAGTGCAGATCCATCTATTGACCCAACAGCTACGAAATACGAAACACTTACTTACTTAGATGTATTAAAAGCAGGTTTAGGTGTAATGGATTCTACAGCTTCTTCTTTATGTATGGATAATGATATTTCATTAATTGTATTCTCGGTTATGGAAAAAGGTAACATTAAACGTGCCGTTTTAGGCGAAAATATTGGAACAGTTGTAAGGGGGAAATAA
- a CDS encoding isoprenyl transferase, with product MMFKKFPFFKSKKVTSFDHLIEKVKKGYIPEHIAIIMDGNGRWAKRRAMPRIAGHHEGMQVVKKITKFASKLDVKVLTLYAFSTENWKRPKKEVDYLMKLPEEFLGAFLPELLEENVQVRVIGQKDRLPTHTRRAMEKAMEDTKENTGLILNFALNYGSRDEIVSAVQHMMKDSEEGKIRSEEISEEKISSYLMTSSLPDPELLIRTSGELRISNFMLWQIAYSEFWFTDVYWPDFTEEHLLNAITDFQHRGRRFGGV from the coding sequence ATGATGTTTAAAAAGTTTCCTTTTTTTAAAAGTAAAAAGGTCACATCGTTTGATCATCTCATTGAAAAAGTGAAAAAAGGATATATCCCAGAACATATTGCTATTATTATGGATGGTAATGGAAGATGGGCAAAGAGAAGAGCCATGCCTCGCATTGCTGGTCATCATGAAGGTATGCAAGTTGTGAAGAAAATCACAAAATTTGCAAGTAAGCTTGATGTGAAAGTATTAACTCTTTATGCTTTTTCGACTGAGAACTGGAAAAGACCGAAAAAAGAAGTTGATTATTTGATGAAGCTTCCAGAAGAATTTTTAGGTGCATTTTTACCAGAGTTGCTTGAAGAAAACGTACAAGTCCGAGTAATAGGGCAAAAAGATCGTCTTCCTACGCATACGCGCAGAGCGATGGAAAAAGCCATGGAAGATACGAAAGAGAATACGGGATTAATTCTTAATTTCGCGTTAAACTATGGAAGTCGAGATGAAATCGTTTCTGCTGTGCAACATATGATGAAAGATAGTGAGGAAGGAAAAATTCGTTCGGAAGAAATAAGTGAAGAAAAGATTTCTTCTTACTTAATGACGAGTTCTTTACCTGATCCAGAGTTGTTAATCCGTACAAGCGGAGAGCTACGTATTAGTAATTTCATGTTATGGCAAATTGCTTATTCGGAATTTTGGTTTACAGATGTGTATTGGCCAGATTTTACCGAGGAACATTTGCTAAATGCGATTACAGACTTTCAACATAGAGGGCGCAGATTCGGAGGCGTGTAG